A genomic region of Sphaerochaeta sp. contains the following coding sequences:
- the arcC gene encoding carbamate kinase has product MDGKLIVIAIGGNSLIEDPNHVTVSAQYEAARKTASHIVRLVEQGNRVVIAHGNGPQVGYILLRAEYSRSILHIVPLDSCVADTQGAIGYNLQMALDNEFHKVGMQPPVATVVTQVEVSDADPSFRTPSKPIGSFLSKQDADYHVQHDGWTVMEDAGRGYRRVVPSPKPLSIIEIETIRTLLKDGVIVIAAGGGGIPVVRDEAGLLCGREAVIDKDLAASLMARQLGADLFIISTAVPAVCLDYGKPTQRSVARMTLKEAEAYTREGQFAPGSMLPKIQAMTSFVSQTGNAGIITDPEHMAEAVEGTKGTWIVP; this is encoded by the coding sequence ATGGATGGGAAACTGATCGTCATCGCCATTGGGGGGAACTCCCTCATCGAAGACCCAAACCACGTTACCGTTTCGGCGCAGTACGAGGCGGCAAGGAAGACGGCGAGCCACATCGTCCGTCTGGTCGAACAGGGAAACCGTGTCGTCATCGCCCACGGAAACGGCCCGCAGGTGGGGTACATCCTGCTGCGCGCCGAGTATTCCCGCTCCATTCTTCATATCGTTCCCTTGGATTCCTGTGTGGCGGACACCCAAGGGGCCATCGGGTACAACCTGCAGATGGCATTGGACAACGAATTCCACAAAGTGGGCATGCAGCCGCCGGTAGCCACGGTGGTTACCCAAGTGGAAGTCTCTGATGCGGACCCATCATTCCGAACCCCCTCGAAGCCTATCGGAAGCTTTCTGTCCAAACAGGATGCCGACTATCACGTCCAGCATGACGGATGGACGGTGATGGAGGACGCCGGAAGGGGGTACCGCAGGGTGGTTCCCTCTCCCAAGCCGTTGTCGATCATTGAGATCGAGACGATCCGTACGTTGCTGAAGGATGGCGTGATCGTCATCGCCGCAGGTGGCGGTGGAATCCCCGTCGTACGGGATGAAGCAGGCCTGCTCTGCGGACGGGAAGCGGTCATTGACAAGGATCTTGCCGCCTCATTGATGGCCCGTCAGTTGGGCGCCGACCTGTTCATCATCTCCACGGCCGTCCCTGCCGTGTGTCTGGACTATGGAAAGCCCACCCAGCGGTCTGTGGCGCGAATGACGCTCAAAGAGGCGGAAGCCTACACCAGGGAAGGGCAGTTCGCTCCCGGTTCCATGCTTCCCAAGATCCAGGCGATGACCAGCTTTGTCTCCCAGACGGGAAATGCAGGCATCATCACCGATCCGGAGCACATGGCGGAAGCGGTGGAAGGCACCAAAGGAACGTGGATTGTCCCCTGA
- a CDS encoding DUF4105 domain-containing protein: MKPLRLLVLLSILSFPLSALSLTGSSPVQPFDSQKELARHDFTTPLTGELEDWAEKTEISIIIMGPEKPLYSWFGHAAIVVWQPGGHGVMYDYGVFDTQQKGFYWNFIRGRMLYNIWATDADWRLELEMEGGRSVVEYRLDLPPQAKYQIMEFLKRNALEENNTYLYHFYKDNCATRLRDIIDAATGGDFQRWAKTQPVEGTYRSWAERYLGHSFFTSWMLNYLQGPEVDQPISLWEQMFLPDRLGDAIQEYAPLGAQRIVHQEQDRSVIPFTPSHTPVSNDIWSFLFGLLLAAITWLFWRNGWKGLGKAWNFLLLLVLGVCGTILCYAVCFSDLDVTWFNESLLVVNPLLFLPAFWVFHHPRRSGAFLRVMAIITLGLLILKGLFPDWLSQDSLKTLLLCLPVYTTGFFKDGSPARRSRKEAPAE; this comes from the coding sequence ATGAAACCTCTCCGTCTGCTGGTGCTTCTGTCCATCCTCTCCTTCCCCCTCTCGGCGCTGAGCCTTACCGGCTCTTCCCCCGTCCAGCCATTCGACAGCCAAAAAGAACTTGCCCGGCACGATTTCACTACTCCCTTGACCGGAGAGCTTGAGGATTGGGCGGAGAAAACAGAGATATCCATCATCATCATGGGCCCGGAGAAACCGTTGTATTCCTGGTTCGGACATGCCGCCATCGTGGTATGGCAGCCAGGCGGCCACGGCGTCATGTACGATTACGGGGTGTTCGACACCCAGCAGAAGGGCTTCTACTGGAACTTCATCCGAGGCCGGATGCTGTACAACATCTGGGCGACGGACGCCGACTGGCGGTTGGAACTGGAAATGGAAGGAGGACGGAGCGTCGTCGAGTACCGGCTTGACCTTCCCCCACAGGCGAAGTACCAGATCATGGAATTCCTTAAGCGGAACGCGTTGGAAGAGAACAACACCTACCTGTACCACTTCTACAAGGACAACTGCGCCACCCGGCTGAGGGACATCATCGACGCCGCGACCGGCGGGGATTTCCAACGATGGGCGAAAACGCAGCCGGTGGAAGGGACCTACCGTTCCTGGGCGGAGCGATACCTGGGCCATTCGTTCTTCACCAGCTGGATGCTGAACTATCTCCAAGGGCCGGAAGTCGACCAACCCATCTCATTGTGGGAACAGATGTTCCTGCCAGATCGTCTTGGCGACGCCATCCAAGAATACGCCCCTCTTGGCGCTCAGCGCATCGTCCATCAGGAGCAGGACCGGAGTGTGATCCCCTTCACGCCAAGCCATACCCCGGTATCCAACGACATCTGGTCATTCCTGTTCGGTCTGTTGCTCGCGGCCATCACCTGGCTGTTCTGGCGGAATGGATGGAAGGGTTTGGGGAAAGCCTGGAATTTCCTGCTGTTGCTGGTCTTGGGGGTGTGCGGGACGATCCTCTGCTATGCCGTCTGCTTTTCCGACCTCGACGTCACGTGGTTCAACGAATCACTGTTGGTCGTCAATCCGCTTCTGTTTCTTCCCGCGTTCTGGGTGTTCCACCATCCCAGGCGGTCGGGTGCGTTCCTCCGGGTGATGGCCATCATCACGTTGGGGTTGCTGATCCTCAAAGGCTTGTTCCCTGATTGGCTTTCCCAGGATTCCCTGAAAACCCTGCTTCTCTGCCTTCCTGTCTACACAACCGGATTTTTCAAGGACGGTTCGCCAGCGCGGCGTTCACGGAAAGAAGCTCCAGCGGAGTAA
- the recO gene encoding DNA repair protein RecO → MERNVITQGIVLSSVRSGTVDRTLRILSEDLGVIDVRNYGARKANKAVKAEVSTEGTFYLYVNPVKHSYTLTDIAIRSMHETLRQDLSTTYTALFFSEFILKTNGGDWGATYQLLSQALGALEDPVVNKVQCVIQFIWAMIGILGLRPDLDRCPVCDSPYGQDEILGFSWQLTAPCCLKCATVKDDMLLPPGARRYLSVTAPMPFGSAVHVDLNPGTRERIKRYMLRYAVLVAGELKTLDGPVLQTMT, encoded by the coding sequence ATGGAACGAAATGTCATCACCCAGGGGATTGTTCTTTCCAGCGTCCGTTCCGGCACGGTGGACCGGACGCTCCGGATCCTCTCTGAGGATCTCGGGGTGATCGACGTGCGCAATTACGGAGCGAGAAAAGCGAACAAAGCGGTAAAGGCGGAAGTCTCCACCGAGGGGACATTCTATCTGTACGTCAACCCAGTCAAGCATTCCTATACGTTGACGGATATTGCCATCCGTTCCATGCATGAGACGCTTCGCCAGGACTTGTCAACGACATACACGGCGTTGTTCTTCTCCGAATTCATCCTGAAGACCAACGGAGGCGACTGGGGGGCGACGTACCAGTTGCTCTCCCAGGCGCTTGGAGCGCTGGAGGATCCTGTCGTCAACAAGGTCCAATGCGTGATCCAGTTCATCTGGGCGATGATCGGCATCCTTGGGCTCCGGCCGGACCTGGACCGGTGTCCGGTCTGCGACTCTCCGTACGGACAAGACGAAATCCTCGGGTTTTCCTGGCAGCTTACTGCCCCTTGTTGCCTGAAATGTGCTACAGTGAAGGACGACATGCTGCTTCCTCCCGGCGCCCGCCGGTATTTGTCCGTCACCGCACCGATGCCCTTTGGCTCGGCGGTGCATGTGGACCTCAACCCTGGGACGCGGGAGCGGATCAAACGGTACATGTTGCGGTACGCCGTCCTGGTGGCGGGCGAACTGAAGACGCTGGATGGCCCGGTCCTCCAGACAATGACGTAG
- the recJ gene encoding single-stranded-DNA-specific exonuclease RecJ, with translation MQWKKSPVSPKEVRNLHERYNVSLLSAAILARRGISGRNDVKFFLENDLSFLHNPFLFDDMETVVDRIQSALDEKEKIRVFGDRDVDGITSTALLVSELSSMGADVSYKLPEGDEPYGMTIAGVDQAMEDGVTLIITVDCGISNFDEIAHASECGIDTLVLDHHLSDDKLPAAMAIIDPKVQGSGYPFEHLAACGVVSKVIWALRFAQTPFYHENCILLHAQPGNGTVLIQAVRLENLMEIDRVREEINPGVVDLASSKAIQFLTGNVPVLVLDSQMETNQLREAFGKKVEISLVDMRGEMEKALPMIKGKSLFTLSTISRTSRYTDHGRDEMETLYSLFASYVRKRCPSLDKDYEKILDLVAIGTVADLMPMIDENRILVRRGIKMLQTSCRPSLVPLMTMQNLNGRELTSQNISWQLAPVLNSAGRMGQPKVAVDMLLAPDVATAETYAMQLENLNKQRQKLGEDAWERLTPLANESMEKSGSKIVVIEDPKMARGITGLMASRLLKKYGVPSLVIADVGDRVSASIRSPEGFNSRDFLSNFADLFSDFGGHACAGGFSMVKENLPVLRKRMEDVVDQMDCQPEEEENLSIDCSLPANYLTPEIIKEVEFFEPYGEQNPQIVFSIDGAHVEDLMYMKNSHGEDQHVKVTLRYGQYKWPAVYWFASAKVGKEFDKGDTVDVAFRISRNYFRQQSSLQLTVLDMKRSEGSSIAAALS, from the coding sequence ATGCAATGGAAAAAGAGTCCGGTCTCTCCCAAGGAGGTCAGGAATCTGCATGAGCGGTACAACGTGTCCCTGCTCAGCGCGGCGATTCTGGCCAGACGGGGGATTTCCGGCCGTAATGATGTGAAGTTCTTTTTGGAAAATGATCTTTCGTTCCTCCACAATCCGTTCCTGTTTGATGATATGGAAACGGTGGTGGATCGTATCCAGTCGGCGCTTGACGAGAAGGAGAAGATCCGGGTCTTCGGGGACCGGGACGTGGACGGCATCACCAGTACGGCGTTGCTTGTCTCCGAACTCTCGTCGATGGGGGCGGATGTCTCCTATAAATTGCCGGAAGGGGACGAACCGTACGGCATGACCATCGCCGGGGTGGACCAGGCGATGGAGGACGGGGTCACCCTGATCATCACGGTGGACTGCGGCATCTCCAATTTTGATGAGATCGCCCACGCCTCGGAATGTGGCATCGACACGCTGGTGCTGGACCACCACCTTTCCGACGACAAACTGCCTGCCGCCATGGCGATCATCGACCCCAAGGTACAGGGCTCAGGATACCCGTTCGAGCACCTGGCCGCCTGCGGGGTGGTGTCCAAGGTGATCTGGGCCCTGCGTTTCGCACAGACGCCGTTCTACCATGAGAACTGCATTTTGCTGCATGCCCAACCCGGGAACGGGACCGTCCTGATCCAGGCGGTGCGCCTGGAGAATCTGATGGAGATCGACCGGGTGAGGGAAGAGATCAACCCCGGGGTGGTCGACCTTGCTTCCAGCAAGGCGATCCAGTTCCTTACGGGAAACGTTCCGGTGCTGGTGCTGGACAGCCAAATGGAAACCAACCAGCTTCGGGAAGCGTTTGGAAAGAAAGTGGAGATTTCCCTGGTGGATATGCGAGGGGAAATGGAGAAGGCGCTTCCCATGATCAAAGGCAAGAGCCTGTTCACCCTTTCGACGATCAGCCGCACCAGCCGGTACACCGACCATGGTCGGGACGAGATGGAGACGTTGTACAGCCTGTTCGCCTCATACGTGCGCAAACGATGCCCGTCGCTGGACAAAGACTATGAGAAGATCCTTGATCTTGTGGCCATCGGGACGGTGGCCGACCTGATGCCGATGATCGATGAGAACCGTATTCTTGTCCGTCGTGGCATCAAGATGCTGCAGACTTCCTGCCGGCCCTCCCTGGTGCCGCTGATGACGATGCAGAACCTCAACGGAAGAGAGCTGACCAGCCAGAACATTTCCTGGCAGTTGGCTCCGGTCCTCAATTCCGCAGGCCGGATGGGACAGCCCAAGGTCGCCGTAGACATGCTGCTCGCCCCGGACGTCGCGACCGCGGAGACCTACGCCATGCAACTGGAGAACCTGAACAAGCAGCGCCAGAAACTGGGGGAGGACGCGTGGGAGCGGCTCACGCCGCTGGCCAACGAGAGCATGGAGAAAAGCGGTTCGAAGATCGTCGTCATCGAGGATCCCAAGATGGCCCGTGGCATCACCGGCCTGATGGCCAGCCGCCTGCTCAAAAAGTATGGGGTTCCGTCGCTGGTCATCGCCGATGTCGGCGACCGCGTCAGCGCCTCGATCCGTTCTCCGGAAGGATTCAACAGCCGTGATTTCCTCTCCAATTTCGCCGACCTGTTCAGCGATTTCGGCGGACACGCCTGCGCAGGAGGTTTCTCCATGGTGAAGGAGAATCTTCCCGTGCTGCGCAAGCGTATGGAAGACGTGGTTGACCAGATGGACTGCCAGCCGGAAGAAGAGGAGAACCTGTCCATCGATTGTTCGCTGCCCGCCAATTACCTCACTCCGGAAATCATCAAGGAAGTGGAGTTCTTCGAGCCGTATGGGGAACAGAACCCCCAGATCGTCTTCTCCATCGACGGCGCCCACGTGGAAGACCTGATGTACATGAAGAATTCCCATGGAGAGGACCAACATGTGAAGGTGACGCTTCGTTACGGGCAGTACAAATGGCCTGCGGTCTATTGGTTCGCCTCCGCGAAAGTAGGCAAGGAGTTCGACAAAGGGGATACGGTGGACGTGGCGTTCCGCATTTCGCGCAACTACTTCCGCCAGCAGTCCTCGCTGCAGTTGACCGTACTGGACATGAAACGGAGCGAAGGATCATCCATCGCCGCCGCGCTCTCTTGA
- the rpsU gene encoding 30S ribosomal protein S21 — protein sequence MAFVKVDEQEPLEKSIKRFKRMVEKEGIIREWKKREYYEKPSTILNRKNKANARKQLKKVRKMHSSKSY from the coding sequence ATGGCATTCGTGAAAGTAGACGAACAGGAGCCTTTGGAAAAGTCGATCAAGCGGTTCAAGCGCATGGTTGAGAAAGAAGGCATCATCCGCGAGTGGAAAAAGCGGGAGTACTACGAAAAGCCCTCCACCATCCTCAACCGGAAGAACAAGGCTAACGCCCGCAAACAGTTGAAGAAAGTGCGCAAAATGCACTCTTCCAAGAGTTATTGA
- a CDS encoding NAD(P)-binding domain-containing protein: protein MLILLCDAFDASMPRKLERFGEVTSDMARLGEAEVVLVRSKTKCTREFIDKAPKLKLIIRGGVGIDNIDKAYAESKGIIVHNTPKSSAIAVAELTFSLMLSVPNHLLRYHNGLKEGQWLKKEKRTELYGKTLCLFGIGHIGSEVALRAKAFGMNVVAYDRNKNKTSPYATIVASPEVAVKDADYISLHIPLTDETRGMINKTLLDHCEKKPVVINTCRALVVNEADMIEMLHSGQVAWYCTDVWPSDPPAADDPLLKEEHVTFTPHVGANSEENLLRIGNETCDLLEQFQKEGKI from the coding sequence ATGCTGATTCTGTTGTGTGACGCGTTCGACGCTTCAATGCCCAGGAAATTGGAGCGTTTCGGGGAAGTGACCAGCGACATGGCGCGTCTCGGGGAAGCCGAGGTCGTGTTGGTGCGGAGCAAAACGAAATGTACCCGTGAATTCATCGACAAGGCTCCGAAGCTCAAGCTGATCATCCGGGGAGGGGTCGGGATCGACAACATCGACAAGGCGTATGCCGAAAGCAAAGGGATCATCGTGCACAACACCCCGAAGTCCTCAGCGATCGCCGTCGCCGAATTGACGTTCTCCCTGATGCTTTCCGTACCCAACCATCTTCTGCGTTACCACAACGGACTGAAGGAAGGGCAGTGGCTGAAGAAGGAAAAACGGACGGAGCTGTACGGGAAGACGCTCTGCCTGTTCGGAATCGGACACATCGGCAGTGAGGTCGCCCTGCGGGCCAAGGCGTTCGGGATGAACGTCGTCGCCTATGACAGGAACAAAAACAAGACAAGCCCGTATGCGACCATCGTCGCGAGCCCCGAGGTCGCGGTGAAGGATGCTGACTATATTTCGCTGCACATACCACTCACCGATGAGACCCGTGGGATGATCAACAAGACATTGCTGGACCATTGCGAGAAGAAGCCGGTGGTGATCAACACCTGCAGGGCGCTGGTGGTCAACGAGGCGGACATGATCGAGATGCTGCACAGCGGGCAGGTTGCATGGTACTGCACCGATGTCTGGCCGAGTGATCCTCCCGCGGCGGATGACCCGCTGTTGAAGGAAGAGCATGTGACGTTCACTCCGCATGTGGGAGCGAACAGCGAGGAGAACCTGCTGAGGATCGGAAATGAGACGTGTGATTTGCTTGAACAATTTCAGAAGGAGGGAAAAATCTGA
- the serC gene encoding 3-phosphoserine/phosphohydroxythreonine transaminase yields the protein MARKKIFFAGPSVLPVEVLEQLRDQLVDYQGKGLSMLEASHRGGMFEEMYDQCLATIRDVYHIPEDYDVYFLGGGATLQFTMIPMNFLKPGTVADYLKSGTWSNKAVADAQKLGKVNLYFDGTEGKYTTLPDPKTVRPSSPASSYLYLCSNETIGGIEWQSFPEYQEDVPMIADMSSDFFSRPVPVERFSMIYGGVQKNLGPAGATLIIMKKSLLERQNPNMTAYMDYKLHAKDKGLYNTPPVFSIWAVSLVMDWIKKNGGVEAMEKRAIEKSSMVYQVIDSSPFWRCPVDKKVRSRMNVVFRLPSEELEAKFVEESKAAGMLGLKGHRSVGGLRASLYNACPKEDVVALCEFMKDFERRNG from the coding sequence ATGGCACGCAAGAAAATCTTTTTCGCCGGCCCGTCCGTGTTGCCGGTTGAAGTATTGGAACAACTGAGGGACCAGCTGGTCGATTACCAGGGCAAAGGCCTTTCCATGCTGGAAGCCAGCCACCGGGGTGGCATGTTCGAGGAGATGTACGACCAGTGTCTGGCGACGATCCGCGACGTGTACCACATTCCTGAGGATTACGACGTGTACTTCCTGGGAGGCGGCGCGACGCTGCAGTTCACCATGATTCCGATGAACTTCCTCAAACCGGGTACGGTGGCTGATTACCTGAAGAGTGGCACCTGGTCCAATAAAGCGGTTGCCGACGCCCAGAAGCTGGGAAAGGTCAACCTGTATTTTGATGGTACCGAAGGGAAATACACGACGCTCCCCGATCCCAAGACGGTGCGTCCTTCTTCTCCGGCTTCCAGTTATCTGTACCTCTGCTCCAACGAAACGATCGGAGGCATCGAGTGGCAGTCGTTCCCTGAGTATCAGGAGGATGTTCCGATGATCGCCGACATGTCCAGCGATTTCTTCTCCCGCCCAGTTCCTGTGGAGCGTTTCTCCATGATCTACGGTGGTGTCCAGAAGAATCTCGGACCGGCCGGCGCCACGTTGATCATCATGAAGAAGTCACTGCTGGAGCGGCAGAACCCCAACATGACGGCGTACATGGATTACAAACTCCACGCCAAGGACAAGGGGTTGTACAACACGCCACCGGTATTCTCCATCTGGGCGGTGAGTCTGGTGATGGATTGGATCAAGAAGAACGGCGGCGTGGAAGCGATGGAGAAGCGCGCCATTGAGAAGAGCTCGATGGTGTACCAGGTCATCGATTCCAGTCCGTTCTGGAGATGCCCGGTGGACAAGAAGGTCCGCAGCCGGATGAACGTCGTCTTCCGTCTTCCCAGTGAAGAACTGGAGGCGAAATTCGTCGAGGAATCCAAAGCGGCCGGCATGCTTGGACTGAAGGGCCATCGAAGCGTGGGAGGCCTCAGGGCAAGCCTGTACAACGCCTGCCCGAAGGAAGACGTCGTCGCGCTTTGCGAGTTCATGAAGGATTTTGAACGACGGAACGGCTGA
- a CDS encoding Lrp/AsnC family transcriptional regulator, with protein sequence MKTKMDDTNKAIIQQLSSDGRKAFSSISEELGITENTVRTRVSKLVADQTMQITSLVNPEALPGSQVVFMGVKLSTLDLERKAKEFFKLRGVMNVVVVTGRYDLIVQVLLSEEEGLSLLDFFKKELDNITEIADVETFVVYQSHNYWIPYIL encoded by the coding sequence ATGAAAACAAAAATGGACGATACCAACAAGGCGATCATCCAGCAACTTTCTTCCGATGGAAGGAAAGCCTTTTCCTCAATCAGCGAAGAGCTGGGAATAACGGAAAACACCGTACGCACCCGGGTTTCGAAGCTGGTCGCAGACCAGACGATGCAGATCACCAGTCTGGTGAATCCCGAAGCGCTTCCCGGCTCCCAGGTCGTTTTCATGGGGGTGAAGCTTTCCACGCTGGATCTGGAAAGGAAGGCGAAGGAGTTTTTCAAACTGCGCGGTGTGATGAACGTGGTTGTCGTCACCGGGCGGTATGATTTGATCGTCCAGGTATTGCTTTCCGAAGAGGAAGGTCTGTCCCTGTTGGATTTCTTCAAAAAGGAACTGGACAATATCACGGAGATCGCTGATGTGGAGACGTTCGTGGTGTACCAGTCCCACAATTACTGGATACCGTATATCCTGTAA
- a CDS encoding NAD(P)H-dependent oxidoreductase translates to MLLSHLVFDPTEIQEFTLTGIRACVGCLSCITNDERLCPNQAFVQPIIQAIEQADVVVFASPTYCFGMTGQMKELCDHFVYRWMSHRPADMRRKIGVAVTTAAGGGAKAAAKEIARQFRWWSVGEIHLLPFLIQAEKWDAISSKRKLGIQRRTERLARRINQTAGHARQNIPGRFLFFVMGLMMRHNDWNPVDAAWWKERYQGSGNR, encoded by the coding sequence TTGCTTCTCTCTCATCTTGTCTTTGATCCCACTGAAATCCAGGAATTCACTTTGACCGGCATCCGGGCGTGTGTGGGATGCCTCTCCTGCATTACGAACGATGAGCGTCTTTGCCCAAACCAGGCGTTCGTCCAACCGATCATCCAGGCGATCGAGCAAGCCGATGTCGTGGTCTTCGCCTCCCCGACGTACTGTTTCGGCATGACCGGTCAGATGAAAGAGTTGTGTGACCATTTCGTCTACCGGTGGATGAGCCATCGCCCCGCCGACATGCGGCGGAAGATCGGGGTGGCGGTCACCACCGCTGCGGGTGGAGGGGCAAAGGCCGCGGCAAAGGAAATCGCCCGTCAGTTCCGGTGGTGGTCGGTCGGGGAGATCCATTTGCTTCCCTTCCTCATCCAGGCGGAGAAGTGGGATGCCATATCATCCAAGCGGAAATTGGGCATCCAGCGTCGGACGGAACGTCTTGCCCGGAGGATCAACCAAACGGCGGGTCACGCCCGTCAGAACATACCGGGCCGTTTCCTGTTTTTTGTGATGGGGTTGATGATGCGTCACAACGATTGGAATCCGGTGGACGCCGCTTGGTGGAAGGAGCGGTATCAAGGGTCCGGGAATCGTTGA
- a CDS encoding HD-GYP domain-containing protein yields MLTFVGDNLLSTLIGLLATTVFFLYSNNRCFGIKAPQRGFSYYTGLLFISPFMYMLGCDFLLVLLSRVIRFSAISPSKLSQVVQGLVLRLVVFATPMYGAVSLYARLVRQPKAHCFFVYGMLWVIYFDAQLVSTRPEVFVPVFFLFALIWYFLFRDDIITLSDHTNDALSFRRMDLALGTAIGTNVVLNWTLYLPDDALGNAVVPHWFIRLWLAIIGVSMFAMMLFFFRSMFEGEKKRRELIGTNTRNLTLAKLATDAQEQVIFSLAQMVESKSGQTGQHVRRVSEYVRVLARTMGFRKGDVETLRVASMMHDIGKLMIPSEILDKPGPLSPEEYRIIQQHVAFGDQLLSGVHGSILASARTIAREHHERWDGTGYLQGRKGREVALSARITSVADVFDAVTAKRSYHPARPFETGREVILKGSGTQFDPAVVQVFLQAYPSLVAVAQRFPDP; encoded by the coding sequence TCCACATTGATCGGGCTGCTCGCGACGACCGTGTTCTTCCTGTACAGCAACAATCGTTGTTTTGGCATCAAGGCACCCCAACGGGGGTTTTCCTATTATACGGGGCTCCTTTTCATTTCTCCTTTCATGTACATGCTGGGGTGCGACTTCCTTTTGGTCCTCCTCTCACGCGTCATCCGTTTCTCCGCCATTTCCCCCTCAAAACTTTCCCAAGTGGTCCAGGGTTTGGTGCTTCGGCTGGTGGTGTTCGCCACTCCGATGTACGGGGCGGTCTCTTTGTACGCACGCCTTGTCCGTCAACCCAAGGCACATTGTTTTTTCGTCTATGGCATGCTGTGGGTCATTTATTTCGACGCCCAGTTGGTTTCCACCCGACCGGAAGTGTTTGTTCCTGTGTTCTTCCTCTTTGCGTTGATCTGGTATTTTCTGTTTCGCGACGACATCATCACCCTCAGCGACCATACCAATGATGCTCTGTCGTTCCGTCGGATGGATCTGGCACTCGGCACGGCAATCGGTACGAACGTGGTGCTGAACTGGACGTTGTATCTCCCAGATGATGCCCTGGGGAATGCCGTCGTCCCCCATTGGTTCATCCGGCTCTGGCTTGCCATCATCGGCGTTTCCATGTTCGCCATGATGCTCTTTTTCTTCCGAAGCATGTTTGAAGGAGAAAAGAAACGACGGGAACTCATAGGTACAAACACACGCAACCTCACCCTGGCGAAGTTGGCCACGGATGCGCAGGAGCAAGTGATCTTCTCTCTTGCCCAGATGGTTGAGTCGAAAAGCGGACAGACAGGACAGCATGTACGACGCGTCTCCGAGTATGTACGGGTTCTGGCGCGTACGATGGGATTCCGGAAAGGTGACGTGGAGACGCTCCGCGTGGCTTCCATGATGCATGACATCGGCAAGCTGATGATCCCCTCAGAGATTCTGGACAAGCCAGGCCCTCTTTCTCCGGAAGAATACCGCATCATCCAGCAACATGTGGCGTTCGGGGACCAGTTGCTCTCTGGCGTCCACGGATCCATTCTTGCCTCTGCAAGAACCATCGCTCGGGAACATCATGAGCGTTGGGATGGGACGGGATACCTCCAAGGCAGGAAAGGTAGGGAGGTCGCCCTTTCCGCGCGGATCACCAGCGTGGCGGATGTGTTCGATGCCGTGACGGCCAAACGGAGCTACCATCCGGCACGCCCGTTTGAGACAGGCAGAGAGGTCATTCTCAAGGGATCAGGAACACAGTTTGATCCTGCCGTCGTACAGGTGTTTCTCCAGGCATATCCTTCGTTGGTCGCTGTCGCTCAACGATTCCCGGACCCTTGA